GTCGCGGCGCAATTGCCGGCGTTCGAGGAAAACATCACCACCTTGCGCTGGACCAAGAGTGCGGATGGCTGGCGCTGCAAAGGCCCGGTGGCGCCGTTGCTCGACGGCGACAAGGGCGATTACGCGGCCTGCGTGCTCGGTTTGCGCGATTACGTCCGCAAGAACGGATTTCCGGGCGTGCTGCTCGGCGTCTCCGGCGGCATCGATTCCGCGCTGTGCGCGGCGATCGCGGTCGATGCGCTCGGCGCTGAAAAAGTACGCGGCGTGATGCTGCCGTTCCGATTTACCGCGCAGGTGTCGCTCGACGATGCCGCCAAGCTCGCCAAGGCACTCGGCTTCCCCTACGAGGTGCTGCCGATCGCCGATGCCGTCAACGGCTTCGAGAAGATTCTTTCGGTGCCGTTCGCGGGCCTGCCGCGCGATATCACCGAAGAAAACCTGCAGGCGCGTACCCGCGGCACGCTGCTGATGGCGATTTCGAACAAGACCGGCGCGATGGTGGTCACGACCGGCAACAAGTCGGAAATGTCGGTCGGCTACGCCACCATCTATGGCGACATGAACGGCGGCTTCAATCCGATCAAGGACATCTACAAGACCGAAGTGTTTCGGCTCTCGAGCCTGCGCAACGAATGGAAGCCGGACGGCGCGCTCGGGCCTTCTGGCGAGGTCATTCCGGTCAACATCATCATCCGGCCGCCGACCGCGGAATTGCGCGAGAACCAGACCGACCAGGATTCGCTGCCGCCCTACGACATGCTGGACGGCATTCTCGAACGTCTGGTCGAGCGTGAGGAGCCGTTGGCTGCGATCATCGCCGCCGGTTTCCCGGCCGACGTCGTGACGCGGATCGACCGGCTGCTCAACGTCGCCGAATACAAGCGCCGTCAGGCGGCACCCGGCGTGAAGGTGACGGAGAAGAATTTCGGCAGGGATCGCCGCTATCCCATCACCAACCGTTTTCGCGATAACGGCAAGGCATTGCCCGAGCCCGACGACAAGCTCGTCGCCCGCGCCGGGCGCGCGTCAATCGAAGCGCTCGAAGGCTAGCTTTCGAACGCTATTGTTTCGGCGGAATGAACGTCGGGCCGACGGTGCGGATCGGCTTTTTCTCATCCGCCGCGCCGCTTG
The Bradyrhizobium sp. KBS0727 genome window above contains:
- a CDS encoding NAD+ synthase, translated to MTEPTFTITLAQLNPTVGDVAGNAAKARAARDQAKADGADLLVLPELFITGYPPEDLVLKPAFQAACRAAIEELARETAGGGPAVLIGTPWVEDGKLYNACALLDQGRIAALRFKANLPNYGVFDEKRLFARGPAAGPVTVRGIRVGVPICEDIWLEESEEYENVVECLAETGAEILVVPNGSPYARDKNDLRLSIAVARVTESGLPLVYLNQIGGQDELVFDGASFALNADLSVAAQLPAFEENITTLRWTKSADGWRCKGPVAPLLDGDKGDYAACVLGLRDYVRKNGFPGVLLGVSGGIDSALCAAIAVDALGAEKVRGVMLPFRFTAQVSLDDAAKLAKALGFPYEVLPIADAVNGFEKILSVPFAGLPRDITEENLQARTRGTLLMAISNKTGAMVVTTGNKSEMSVGYATIYGDMNGGFNPIKDIYKTEVFRLSSLRNEWKPDGALGPSGEVIPVNIIIRPPTAELRENQTDQDSLPPYDMLDGILERLVEREEPLAAIIAAGFPADVVTRIDRLLNVAEYKRRQAAPGVKVTEKNFGRDRRYPITNRFRDNGKALPEPDDKLVARAGRASIEALEG